One part of the Hydra vulgaris chromosome 01, alternate assembly HydraT2T_AEP genome encodes these proteins:
- the LOC100214877 gene encoding dol-P-Man:Man(5)GlcNAc(2)-PP-Dol alpha-1,3-mannosyltransferase: MAPIKKQGSILTACLTYINVQKILKLAENVLYNPNYLWVTALLLFFAEIPVNIFVIWKINYTEIDWEAYMKEVEGFLNGTYDYSKLEGGTGPLVYPAGFVYVYSFLYFITSQGQNIRLAQYIFTAFYLLTLVLVFYIYQKTKSIPPYVAFFICCASYRIHSIYVLRLFNDPLAMIFLYFSVVLYLNDFWSLGCLFYSFGVSIKMNILLFAPGLFVLLLVRHGIKGSIKNISICAFVQVILGLPFLKENASSYVLRSFDIGRQFFFIWTVNWRFLPENIFLSRWFHFILLFLHILVLMLFILKKWPKPNNSWLSMLSKSYKGRILSSNEVVFVLFSSNFVGMCFARSLHYQFYVWYFHTLPFLLWSIKSTPAFKLLILGLIEMCWNTYPSTSLSSGVLHSCHFLILSGLLIKNINFERKHE; this comes from the coding sequence ATGGCACCAATTAAAAAGCAAGGGAGCATATTGACGGCTTGCTTGACTTACATAAatgtgcaaaaaattttaaaacttgctgAAAATGTGCTTTATAATCCCAACTATCTTTGGGTAACTGCCTTATTGCTATTTTTTGCTGAAATTCCTGTGAATATCTTTGTCATTTGGAAAATTAATTACACAGAAATTGACTGGGAAGCATATATGAAAGAAGTAGAAGGATTTTTGAACGGAACTTATGATTACTCAAAGCTTGAGGGAGGGACTGGTCCGTTGGTTTACCCAGCTGGCTTTGTTTACGTCTACtcatttctttatttcataACAAGTCAAGGTCAAAATATTCGATTAGCACAGTATATATTTACAGCATTTTATCTATTGACATTAGTTCTagtgttttatatttatcaaaaaacaaagaGTATACCACCTtatgttgcattttttatttgttgtgcGTCATATCGAATTCATTCAATATATGTACTACGACTGTTTAATGATCCATTGGCTATGATCTTTTTATACTTCAGTGTTGTATTatacttaaatgatttttggtCTTTAGGATGCTTGTTTTATTCTTTCGGTGTTAGCATTAAAATGAACATTCTGCTTTTTGCTCCTGggctttttgttttattacttgtTAGACATGGAATTAAAggaagtattaaaaatataagtatatgtgCTTTTGTTCAAGTTATTTTAGGCTTACCATTTCTTAAAGAAAATGCCTCAAGTTATGTTCTAAGATCTTTTGATATAGGGcggcagtttttttttatttggacaGTCAACTGGAGATTTTTacctgaaaatatatttttatcacgTTGGTTTCACttcatattgttatttttacacATATTAGTGCTTATGTTATTCATTCTAAAAAAATGGCCTAAACCAAATAATAGCTGGTTATCAATGCTCTCAAAAAGTTATAAAGGAAGAATATTATCAAGCAATGAAGTTGTTTTCGTTttgttttcttcaaattttgttgGTATGTGTTTTGCACGTTCTCTACATTACCAATTTTATGTTTGGTACTTTCATACATTGCCTTTTTTGTTATGGAGCATTAAATCAACTcctgcatttaaattgttaattctTGGGCTGATTGAAATGTGTTGGAATACCTATCCATCAACCAGTTTATCATCTGGAGTTCTTCATAGTTgtcattttcttattttgagtggactgttaattaaaaacataaactttgaAAGAAAACATGAATAG